Below is a window of Planococcus rifietoensis DNA.
ATTGCTGTCAGAAGTGAAGGATCCCGGTACGATTCCATAGACGAAAAATTGGCCAAGCCTTTTTCCGCCAATGCATTGATCGTCGGAAGCGAGACCCCCGCCTGCTTTTGCAGTTGGGAAGATTCAAAGCTTTGGCCCACATGTTTCAAGAAAAACTCCTGCAGCTTCAATTGCTGCTTGGCGTTCGCTCTTATGGAAATATTTTCTATATCTTCAGTTGAATCTGTAATATGGACCATGCGTATTTTTTTCACGCCGGTTTTCTGCTGGATGTTCGTATCCGCAAGTACCGTTCCTTTGTCCATTTCTTTTTTCATCAGCCCATAGACCGCTTCCGCTTCCTGGGCACGGACAAAGTCACGTGTGCCGAAATACGGATGCAGCTCTTTCGGCAGCTCTTCAATAGCAGCATTCAAAACGAACCGCTTCTCGTATTTCGCGCGAAGTGCTGCTGGTACCATAACTTGCAGGGCATCGATTTCAAAACACACTGTCTGGCGTTTCATCCATTGTGCAAGCTCGAGCATTTCCCCGTTCAGTACGGGCACGACATCCATCAATTCGTGTATCGGCTTGAGCCGTTTTGGGTCAAATTCAGACGTTTCTTTGATAGTCGTAATAAAGCCGAGCACTTTGCGATTGCCAAAAGGCACTTTGACGCGCATGCCTGGCTCGGTGAGTGCCTGGAATTTTTCCGGCACTGCATAATCGAATGGCCGGTCAATCGGATGTGCGGCAACATCGACGATGACTTCGGCAATCATTTTGCAAATTCCTTTTCAGTGATGAGCGTTAGCAAATCGAGCGCAAGCGCTTTTTTCGGCATGACCGGGAACGCCCTTTCGAATTCCCCGCGGCCGTAGACCGTCACTGCATTCGTGTCATGGTCAAAGCCCGCTGAATCCGCGCTGACGTCGTTGGCGATGATATAATCAGCGTTTTTCCGCTCGAGTTTATCTTTGGCATATTTCGCCACATGATCGGTCTCTGCCGCGAAGCCGACCAGGATTTGATGGCTCTTCAATTGGCCGAGCTGCTGCAAGATATCTACCGTGCGCTCCAGCTCAAGGACCGAATTGCCTTCTTTTTTCTTAACCTTTTGCCCCGCGATGGCCGCCGGGCGGTAATCCGCGACAGCTGCTGTCTTGACAACCAAGTCTGCACTGTCGTATTCGCCAAGCACCGCTTCAAGCATCTGCTGTGCGCTTTCGACTTGAATGCGTTTGACACCGCTTGGCACCGGCAATGACACCGGGCCGCTGATCAATATCGTCTCAGCACCAAGTTCCGCTGCCGCTTCTGCCATGGCATAGCCCATCTTGCCGCTTGAAAAGTTCGTCAAAAAACGCACCGGGTCGATTCGTTCCCGAGTCGGCCCAGCCGTCACAACCACTTTTTTGCCTTTTAACGGCTTGTTTTTCGTGAAATGACCGGCCACCAGTTCAGTGATTTTCTCCGGTTCTTCCAAACGCCCTTTGCCGACATAGCCACAGGCCAAAAAGCCTTCAGACGGCTCGATGAAACGGATGCCGTCATGATGCAAACGATCGATATTGCGCTTGACTGCGGGATGGTCGTACATATGGACATTCATCGCAGGCGCGACCCAAATCGGCGCGGTCGTCGCAAGCAACACCGTTGAGACCATATCGTCGCCTAGGCCATTCGCCATTTTAGCGATCATATTGGCGGTCGCAGGCGCGACGAGCACGAGGTCTGCCCAGTCCGCCAAATCGATATGGGCGATGACTGAAGAATCTTTTTCGTCGAATGTATCAAAATAGACATCGTTTCTGGACATCACCTGGAATGACAAAGGCTGGACGAATTGCTTCGCTGATTCTGTCATGATGACTTTCACTTCCGCCCCTGCCTGGGACAATTTGCTGACGAGGGCGACCGCTTTATAGACGGCGATGCCGCCGCTTACACATAATAGGATTTTTCGATTTGCCAACACCGCTAAACACCCTTTCTAAACAACAAACTCCCAAAGAACAGGTTCGCTCTGGGAGTCGTCAATTGAGATCATAAGTTAAATTTCGTCTTCGTAAATCGCGGATGCATCTTGCTGAACCGGTGTCAATGCACCAGCTGCAATCTCTTCAAGCGCTTTTCCAACCGCTTTGTGGGACGTGTAGGAATCCAGTTTTTCATCGCCATGTTCGTGCAATTGGCGTGCTCTCTTGGACGCCAAAGCGACCAGGGAGTATTTCGAATCGATACGGCTTTTCAATTTATCAACGGATGGGTATAACATCAGGCATTCTCCTTTAGCATATCTAAGTATCTTTTTTCAACGCGTTCCCGCTTGCAATGTTCTGCGATGATGATGGCATTGATGCGGTCGCATGCGTGTTCGACTTCGTCGTTCTCGACGACGTAGTCATACAGGTTCATCATCTCGAGTTCTTTCCTGGCGGCATGGATACGTGAAGCAATCACTTCATCCGACTCTGTGCCGCGGCCGACCAAGCGCTCTTCGAGTTCTGAGAGGCTAGGCGGCGCAAGGAAGATGAACAAGCCATCCGGCACTTTATCACGCACTTGCGCTGCCCCTTGCACTTCGATTTCCAGGAACACATCACGCCCGGCATCGCGCATTTTATTGACGTATTCGAGCGGCGTACCATAATAATTGCCGACATACTCGGCGTATTCAAGCAATTGCCCTTGGTCGATCAGTTCTTCAAACTCATGACGGGTCTTGAAGAAATAATCGACTTCGTCCACTTCCCCTTCACGCGGTGAGCGCGTCGTCATGGAAATGGAATATTCATAATTTGTATCCGGCTGTTGGAACAGCTCTTTTCGCACCGTGCCTTTGCCGACGCCCGAAGGCCCGGACAGCACGATGAGCAGTCCACGATGTTTTCTCATTTTATCCCTCGCTTGCCTCATCATCTTTTTCTTCTATCCGCGCAAGGGCCGTCTCGACCGACAAAGCGGAGATGACCACATGATCGCTATCCATGATAAAGATCGACTTGGTCTTCTTGCCGCCTGTCGCATCGACGAGCAAGCCTTTGCTGCGCGCTTCCTGCATCAAGCGCTTGGAAGGCGCCGAGTCCGGCTGGATCATCGACACGATGCGGTTCACTGACACCGCATTGCCCGCCCCGATGGATATGAACTTCGGCTTTCTCTTCATCTTCCTCACCGCCATCGATGCTTAAGTAATATATTCACGCTTAAAACTAACTGTCTTATTATATCATATTCTTCCCTGAAAATGATAAGATGGAACAAAACGATTTGAAAGAGGGATTTTTCATGGCATTTGATGGATTATTTACGAAAGCGATGACGAGCGAATTGCAACAGCTCATCACCGGAAGGATTTCAAAAGTTCATCAGCCTAATCAGCTCGAACTGCTCCTGCACATACGCGCACAAGGAAAAAATCATAAATTGCTCATCTCGATCCACCCATCCTATTCACGGATCCATTTGACGAATACGGCAAACGTCAACCCGTCAGAGCCGCCGATGTTCTGCATGCTGCTCCGCAAACATATTGAAGGCGGCGTCATCACAGGCGTCGAGCAGCATGGCTCCGACCGGCTGATCATCCTGAGCATCCGCGCACGCAACGAAATCGGCGACGAAATCGAACGCGAGCTCCATGTCGAAATGATGGGCAGGCATTCGAATATCATTTTAGTCGACGCCGAGCGCGACATGATTCTCGACAGCCTCAAGCATTTGCCGCCGAGCGTCAACTCCTACCGGACGATTTTACCGGGCCAGGATTATATTTTCCCGCCTTCCCAAGACAAACAGGATCCATTTGCGGCGGATGCTGACTTCAGTGGGCTCACCGACAAGGAAATCGTCTCACAGTTTGCCGGCTTTTCCCCGCTGACGGCGAAAGAGTTGAACTACCGGCTCGAACAAGATCCTGATAGCGCAGCTGCCTTTTTGCAGGACTTCAATGATCCGGAATCGACCGGCTATTACGTCGAACAGCAAGGAAAAAGCTATTTTTCCGCGACTGAATTGACGCATCTCGGACAGGACAATATGCGTTTTGACAATTTATCCGAACTGCTCGACCGGATTTATTACGCCAAAGCCGAACGCGACCGCGTCAAGCAGCAGGCGGGTGATTTGGAGCGCTGGCTTCAAAACGAAATCGCTAAACTGAAATTGAAGCTGAAAAAATTGCAAAAAGAGCAGGATCAGGCACAAAAACGCGATCAATTGCAATTGAACGGCGAATTGATCATGGCCAATCTGCACACTATTAAAAAGGGAATGAAACAAGCGGAAGTCGTCAATTATTATAATGAAGAAACTATGACGATCACGCTCGACCCGCGCAAGACGCCAATTGAGAATTCCCAGAAATACTACTCGCGTTACCAAAAAGCCAAAACAGCGGTTGTTAAAACGCATGAACAAATTGAAAAGACGGAAGAAGATATCCGCTATTTCGAATTGCTCATGCAACAAGTGCAGCAGGCCGGGCTCTCCGATATCGAAGAGATTCGCGAGGAATTGGCGGAACAAGGCTATATGAAAGCACAGAAATCGAAGAAAAAGAAAAAGCCACAAAAGCCGAATGTTGAGCATTATGTATCGAGCACCGGCATTCCGATTTCAGTCGGCAAAAACAATAAGCAAAACGATTACGTGACCTTCAAGGTCGCATCGAAATCCGATACATGGCTGCACACGAAAGACATTCCGGGATCGCATGTCATCATCCATTCGCAAGAACCGGATGAAGACACCATCTTAGAAGCTGCCAGCATCGCCGCTTATTTCAGCAAAGCGCGCGAATCGGCATCCGTCCCGGTCGATTACACCGAAGTCCGCCAAGTGAAAAAACCAAGCGGCGCGAAGCCCGGTTTCGTGATTTATTTCGAACAGAAAACCGTCTACGTCACGCCGGATGAAGACCTGGTGTTGAAATTAAAAAAATGAGTTTGGACATGCCCGTACCGGTCTTTTGCCAGTGCGGGTATTTTTCCGAAATTGCATAAGTTTACATAATAATATTATAAAGTAAATAATGCGACAAAGCATTGCCCCAAGTTATAGTTAATGCTATCTTTTTATAGGACATCAATTAAGGGGGCCTACCATTGATTAATTTAACGAAACGAACATATATAAATGCCGCCCTGTTCGGCACGGCAGCGGTTGCATTATCAGCTTGCGGAAATGACGCTGCTGAAACCGAACAGCCTTCGGAATGGGACCGCATCCAGGAGGAAGGCGTCTTGACCGTCGGTACATCCGGCACGCTGTTGGCCACTTCATTCCGCGACGAAGAAAGCGGCGAATTAACGGGCTTTGAAGTAGAAGTCGTACGGGAACTCGGCAAGCGCCTGGAACTTGACATCGAATTCCGCGAACTCGGTTTCGACGAAATGCTGACAAGCGTCAGTACAGGACAACTTGATATGGCAGCGAACGATATTGAAGTGACAGAAGAAATGACCGATCAATTCCTGTTTTCTACACCGATCAAATATTCCTACGGCACCGCCGTCGTACGTAAAGACGACCTGTCCGGAATCGAATCACTGGAAGACTTGGAAGGGAAAAAAGCAGCGGGCGTCTCGACATCCGTCTATATGCAGATCGCCCGCGATTACGGGGCGGAAGAAGTGACGTATGACAATGCGACGAATGAAATCTATTTGCGTGATGTGTCTATCGGACGGACCGATGTCATTTTGAATGATTATTATTTGTCGAAATTCGGCGTGGCCGCTTTTCCGGAATTGAACATCACCATCCATCCGGACATCAAATACCTACCATCTGAAGTCGGACTGGTCGTCAATGAAGACAATGAAGAACTTCTCGAACAAGTCAATACCACACTTGAGGAAATGCTTTCCGACGGCACCATCAGTGATATCTCAGCCGAATTCTTCGACGGGGCGGATGTTTCCGTCGAACCGGATGTCGAAGAGGCAAATTAAAGGAGGGCCATCAGTATGAGCGATATCGAATGGGGGCTGTTGTTCGATCCCGAACTTGCCATCAATTCCTTGCCCTATGTGCTTGAAGGCATTTGGTTGACGCTGTTGATTTCAATGGGCAGCATGCTCGGCGGACTGGTGATCGGCTTTTTCATGGCGCTCGCCAGGACGTCAAAACAGCCGCTGCTCCATCTGCCGGCGCGCCTATATATATCATTTATGCGCGGTGTGCCGATTCTCGTCATCTTGTTTTTACTGTATTTCGCACTGCCAGTCATCGGCCTTGAATTCACTGCCTTGCAAGCAGCTCTCATCGGCTTCACCATCAATAGCGCCGCCTATATCGCAGAAGTGTTCCGGTCGGCTCTTGCCTCTGTCGATAAAGGCCAATGGGAATCATCCACTGCACTCGGCCTTAGCTATTGGCAGACCATGCGCCGGATCATCTTGCCGCAATCGGTGCGCATTGCAGTGCCACCCTTATCGAATGTCTATTTGGACCTGATCAAGGCATCATCGCTCGCGGCCATGATTACGGTCCCGGAGATTTTCCAGAAAGCTCGAATTGTCGGCGCACGGGAATACGACCTGTTGACATTGCTTATCCTGGTCGCGCTCATCTACTGGGCCATCTGCACAGTCATGACCGTGCTTCAGAACTACCTGGAAAAACGCTACGCTGAATACTTATAAAACGAAAACCGCACCGGAAATCTATCCGGTGCGGTTTTCAGAGTGTGGAAGAAGTCTATAATCCGCTATGAATGAAAAAGGAAAGCACCATTTCTACATTCAAAAATCAATGTGCTATCTGAGTATTTGGAGAAGCGTTCGTTCGACTCCAGTGGATCAGCGAGACGACCGAGACCCCGCAAGGCGCATAGCGACTGAGGAGGCTTGGGCGCGAGCCCACGGAAAGCGAGCGATAAGCTTCGGAAAATACGACTACTTACCTTTCTCGACAGCCATAAAACCGCACCGGAACTTTATCCGGTGCGGTTTTTTTATTCGAATGCCTCGTCTTCCATATACATGACTTCCCATAAATGGCCGTCCGGGTCGTGAAAACTCCAAGAATACATAAACTTATTGTCCATCGGCTCGTTCGCGGAACTGCCACCGGCTGCCATCGCTTTTTCCACCCATTCATCAACGGCCTCCCGGCTAGACGCCGATAGGGCAATAATCGCCTCTGCGCTATTGGAGGTATCGGCAATGTCTTTATGGGTGAAGCTTTTGAAGAAGTCTTCTACCAGCAGCATGGCGTACATATTGTGGCCGATAATCATGCAAGTGGCGTTATTATCCGTCATCCGTTCATCGAAATCAAAGCCCATTTCGCCAAAAAACTTCATCGATCTTTCCAAATCCTTAACCGGCAAATTAACGAAAATCTGGTTCGCTTGAATGGCCATGTCTCCGCTTCCCTTCTTTTTCGTTTATCGTTCACTCTTCTATTCGTGGAATGAACTGAAAATCCTCCCTATCGTTTCAGTTTCTTTACCCCTCTTCCATAAAAGTCGTCCATCTCTTCCTCGGGCACGAGCGCTCCTCCTGTCAGCCAGACGATATGTGTCGCTTTTTCCGCATCCGTGTCATGTTCTTCAGCGTAGTTTGTCGCTGCCATCATAAATGGCCCGGCAAACCCAGCTGCTGCGGAAGGTTCGATTTTGATTTCTTCGCTATCTTTCAGCATGGCGAGCAGCGGGAATAACTCTTCGTCTTCGATAGTCACAATCCCTGAAATCAATTGCTCGGAACTCTCCGATGCAAAGCTCGATGCCCTGCCGACGGCGAGCCCGTCTGCTTCCGTCCTATTGTCGATG
It encodes the following:
- a CDS encoding transporter substrate-binding domain-containing protein; amino-acid sequence: MNLTKRTYINAALFGTAAVALSACGNDAAETEQPSEWDRIQEEGVLTVGTSGTLLATSFRDEESGELTGFEVEVVRELGKRLELDIEFRELGFDEMLTSVSTGQLDMAANDIEVTEEMTDQFLFSTPIKYSYGTAVVRKDDLSGIESLEDLEGKKAAGVSTSVYMQIARDYGAEEVTYDNATNEIYLRDVSIGRTDVILNDYYLSKFGVAAFPELNITIHPDIKYLPSEVGLVVNEDNEELLEQVNTTLEEMLSDGTISDISAEFFDGADVSVEPDVEEAN
- a CDS encoding VOC family protein — protein: MAIQANQIFVNLPVKDLERSMKFFGEMGFDFDERMTDNNATCMIIGHNMYAMLLVEDFFKSFTHKDIADTSNSAEAIIALSASSREAVDEWVEKAMAAGGSSANEPMDNKFMYSWSFHDPDGHLWEVMYMEDEAFE
- a CDS encoding extracellular matrix/biofilm biosynthesis regulator RemA family protein; the protein is MKRKPKFISIGAGNAVSVNRIVSMIQPDSAPSKRLMQEARSKGLLVDATGGKKTKSIFIMDSDHVVISALSVETALARIEEKDDEASEG
- the gmk gene encoding guanylate kinase encodes the protein MRKHRGLLIVLSGPSGVGKGTVRKELFQQPDTNYEYSISMTTRSPREGEVDEVDYFFKTRHEFEELIDQGQLLEYAEYVGNYYGTPLEYVNKMRDAGRDVFLEIEVQGAAQVRDKVPDGLFIFLAPPSLSELEERLVGRGTESDEVIASRIHAARKELEMMNLYDYVVENDEVEHACDRINAIIIAEHCKRERVEKRYLDMLKENA
- a CDS encoding Rqc2 family fibronectin-binding protein, producing MAFDGLFTKAMTSELQQLITGRISKVHQPNQLELLLHIRAQGKNHKLLISIHPSYSRIHLTNTANVNPSEPPMFCMLLRKHIEGGVITGVEQHGSDRLIILSIRARNEIGDEIERELHVEMMGRHSNIILVDAERDMILDSLKHLPPSVNSYRTILPGQDYIFPPSQDKQDPFAADADFSGLTDKEIVSQFAGFSPLTAKELNYRLEQDPDSAAAFLQDFNDPESTGYYVEQQGKSYFSATELTHLGQDNMRFDNLSELLDRIYYAKAERDRVKQQAGDLERWLQNEIAKLKLKLKKLQKEQDQAQKRDQLQLNGELIMANLHTIKKGMKQAEVVNYYNEETMTITLDPRKTPIENSQKYYSRYQKAKTAVVKTHEQIEKTEEDIRYFELLMQQVQQAGLSDIEEIREELAEQGYMKAQKSKKKKKPQKPNVEHYVSSTGIPISVGKNNKQNDYVTFKVASKSDTWLHTKDIPGSHVIIHSQEPDEDTILEAASIAAYFSKARESASVPVDYTEVRQVKKPSGAKPGFVIYFEQKTVYVTPDEDLVLKLKK
- a CDS encoding amino acid ABC transporter permease: MSDIEWGLLFDPELAINSLPYVLEGIWLTLLISMGSMLGGLVIGFFMALARTSKQPLLHLPARLYISFMRGVPILVILFLLYFALPVIGLEFTALQAALIGFTINSAAYIAEVFRSALASVDKGQWESSTALGLSYWQTMRRIILPQSVRIAVPPLSNVYLDLIKASSLAAMITVPEIFQKARIVGAREYDLLTLLILVALIYWAICTVMTVLQNYLEKRYAEYL
- the coaBC gene encoding bifunctional phosphopantothenoylcysteine decarboxylase/phosphopantothenate--cysteine ligase CoaBC, giving the protein MLANRKILLCVSGGIAVYKAVALVSKLSQAGAEVKVIMTESAKQFVQPLSFQVMSRNDVYFDTFDEKDSSVIAHIDLADWADLVLVAPATANMIAKMANGLGDDMVSTVLLATTAPIWVAPAMNVHMYDHPAVKRNIDRLHHDGIRFIEPSEGFLACGYVGKGRLEEPEKITELVAGHFTKNKPLKGKKVVVTAGPTRERIDPVRFLTNFSSGKMGYAMAEAAAELGAETILISGPVSLPVPSGVKRIQVESAQQMLEAVLGEYDSADLVVKTAAVADYRPAAIAGQKVKKKEGNSVLELERTVDILQQLGQLKSHQILVGFAAETDHVAKYAKDKLERKNADYIIANDVSADSAGFDHDTNAVTVYGRGEFERAFPVMPKKALALDLLTLITEKEFAK
- the rpoZ gene encoding DNA-directed RNA polymerase subunit omega, yielding MLYPSVDKLKSRIDSKYSLVALASKRARQLHEHGDEKLDSYTSHKAVGKALEEIAAGALTPVQQDASAIYEDEI